The Lepidochelys kempii isolate rLepKem1 chromosome 5, rLepKem1.hap2, whole genome shotgun sequence genome window below encodes:
- the RXFP3 gene encoding relaxin-3 receptor 1 — protein sequence MAAPCEPSYCPLALSLEGASLAGQFGNWTNESLQELFRSVNLERAEGLQGDSSAILRILISSVYSVVCALGLVGNLLVLYLMKSKQGWKKSSIDLFVTSLALTDFQFVLTLPFWAVENALDFTWLFGKAMCKIVSYVTAMNMYASVFFLTAMSVARYHSVAWALSRRRGGPGCRSAKWLCLLIWGAAMLASLPHAVFSTTATVFGEELCLVKFPEGRGNSAQFWLGLYQAQKVLLGFLVPLAVISLCYLLLLRFLGERHVGRACGGPRRRAQVTRSVTVVVLSFFLCWLPNQALTAWGILVKLNVVPFSPQYFLSQAYLFPVSVCLAHCNSCLNPLLYCLLRREFRAALRRLLRRLASPSLTATRPFTATTKPEPEERALRALVPASPLPSAAAQPELLYYPPGVVVCSARWDPLPSSSAEQRC from the coding sequence ATGGCCGCCCCCTGCGAGCCCAGTTACTGCCCGCTCGCCCTCAGCCTGGAGGGAGCGTCCCTGGCCGGGCAGTTCGGCAACTGGACCAACGAGTCCCTGCAGGAGCTTTTCAGGAGCGTCAACCTGGAGCGAGccgaggggctgcagggggacaGCTCCGCCATCCTGCGCATCCTCATCTCCAGCGTCTACTCGGTGGTGTGCGCCCTGGGGCTGGTGGGCAACCTGCTGGTGCTCTACCTGATGAAGAGCAAGCAGGGCTGGAAGAAATCCTCCATCGACCTCTTCGTCACCAGCCTGGCGCTCACCGACTTCCAGTTCGTGCTGACGCTGCCCTTCTGGGCGGTGGAGAACGCCCTGGACTTCACCTGGCTCTTCGGCAAGGCCATGTGCAAGATCGTCTCCTACGTGACGGCCATGAACATGTACGCCAGCGTCTTCTTCCTCACCGCCATGAGCGTGGCCCGCTACCACTCCGTGGCCTGGGCGCTGAGCCGCCGGCGGGGCGGCCCGGGGTGCCGCTCGGCCAAGTGGCTGTGCCTCCTCATCTGGGGCGCGGCCATgctggcctccctgccccacgCCGTCTTCTCCACCACCGCCACCGTCTTCGGCGAGGAGCTCTGCCTGGTCAAGTTCCCCGAGGGCCGGGGCAACAGCGCCCAGTTCTGGCTGGGCCTCTACCAGGCCCAGAAAGTGCTGCTGGGCTTCCTGGTGCCGCTGGCGGTCATCAGCCTCTGctacctgctgctgctgcgctTCCTGGGCGAGCGCCACGTGGGCCGCGCCTGCGGCGGGCCCAGGCGGCGGGCCCAGGTGACCCGCTCGGTGACGGTGGTGGTGCTCTCCTTCTTCCTCTGCTGGCTGCCCAACCAGGCGCTCACCGCCTGGGGCATCCTGGTCAAGCTCAACGTGGTGCCCTTCAGCCCGCAGTACTTCCTCTCGCAGGCCTACCTCTTCCCCGTCAGCGTGTGCCTGGCGCACTGCAACAGCTGCCTCAACCCGCTGCTCTACTGCCTGCTGCGCCGCGAGTTCCGCGCCGCCCTGCGCCGCCTGCTGCGCCGCCTGGCCTCGCCCTCGCTCACCGCCACGCGCCCCTTCACCGCCACCACCAAGCCCGAGCCCGAGGAGCGGGCGCTGCGCGCCCTGGTGCCCGCCAGCCCGCTGCCCTCCGCCGCCGCGCAGCCCGAGCTCCTCTACTACCCGCCCGGCGTGGTGGTGTGCAGCGCCCGCTGGGACCCGCTGCCCAGCAGCTCCGCCGAGCAGCGCTGCTGA